One stretch of Plutella xylostella chromosome 15, ilPluXylo3.1, whole genome shotgun sequence DNA includes these proteins:
- the LOC105386990 gene encoding ATP-binding cassette sub-family C member 4 isoform X2, protein MVSGNKDPCDPVKVPPRHRDKKTNNYERANFLTRTWFVWMMPTFWRGYKRDLYDADLTKPKESHLSDKLGDRLEKKWLEEIALASRQGRKPSLLRAMTKAFWMSYAPSGFMFLIQALLLKPFQPVALSMLLSYWEPGSDMTYEQAVYCASAVIFMSLFIAFLNHHGTYSTQKFGMKVRIAACSLIYRKVMRMSSGALAQTTAGQVVNLLSNDVNRFDYAFIYTHFIWLLPLQVVLICYLIYIRIGYAAIVGVIGIVLQTIPVQSYMSKLAAILRMKTAYKTDERVRIMDEIICGMQVIKMYAWEKPFEQVVALARRNEIKCITSASYLRGVYLSFMVFTERLTLYITLLSYSLLGFQVTADIAFPLASMFNTLQATCAILIPQSLNNCSEAYISVKRIESLLLLDEREDLRSVAGVDIAKLVLSVERARTKTLDLDLRPNTFKTIDAEGIFNPGFDSHEKTLMSQAPNLPPMSPDVGVLIQNISAKWTDDGPITLNNINIAVPKGKLCAIIGSVGSGKSSVLQLLLNELRATSGRINLCGPLSYASQEPWLFVATVRQNILFGLPYNSKKYKEVVRVCALQKDFQQFPHGDQTLVGERGASLSGGQRARINLARAVYRQADIYLLDDPLSAVDAHVGRQLFDECLSGYLRHTTRILVTHQLHYLKAADFIVVMNNGAVDVKGTYDELLLSGKDFAKLLTSSQDDKDVVDEKPLPMSRRTSARLSTTRRPSLTESAGGEVAQEMEEEERESGSMGWRVYGAYLRAGGRTLSLTFMVVLLVIGQLSATLCDYWVTFWTNEVTRLKEASGNGTTKELDRLLTPSNSTFSLTSYFSGIEIEADLNIHAYIGPLDTAQYLYVYSALIVCCIFFITARAFMFFKVCMKASRNLHNDMFASMLRGVMRFFDTNSSGRILNRFSKDMGALDELLPRFLLECIQIYLVMFSILALNAAALVWTLLPTTIILLLFYTILQIYLKSAQSIKRLEGTTRSPVFSHMSATLNGISTIRSAGAQQRLVKEFDRFQDIHTSTWSSYLASGVTLGFWLDFICVLYLAIVIVAFLVIDSKTIFSGNVGLAISQTLILTGMLQFGVRQTAEVISQMTSVERILQYTNIEREPQWEKGARETPKGWPSRGRIEFRNCYMKYTPEDLPVLKNLNIIIENGWKVGIVGRTGAGKSSLISSLFRLSIVEGEILIDDVDTGYLSLQELRSKVSIIPQEPVLFSATVRYNLDPFNDYEDEQLWQALEAVDLKAAIPALDFKVSEGGSNFSLGQRQLVCLARAILRGNRILVLDEATANVDPKTDEFIQRTIRRKFADCTVLTVAHRLNTIMDSDRVMVMDTGRLVEFDHPYKLLTNPEGHFTKMVKETGEKMSSQLFEVAKNTFLNNGGVIE, encoded by the exons GCCCTTCCAGCCGGTGGCGCTGAGCATGCTGCTGAGCTACTGGGAGCCGGGCTCCGACATGACGTACGAGCAGGCCGTGTACTGCGCCAGCGCCGTCATCTTCATGTCACTGTTCATCGCCTTCCTCAACCACCACGGCACCTACTCAACGCAGAAGTTCGGCATGAAAGTGCGCATCGCTGCGTGCTCGCTCATCTACAGAAag GTGATGCGCATGAGTTCAGGCGCGCTGGCGCAGACCACGGCGGGGCAGGTGGTGAACCTGCTGTCTAACGACGTGAACCGGTTCGACTACGCCTTCATCTACACGCACTTCATCTGGCTGCTGCCGCTGCAGGTGGTGCTCATCTGCTACCTCATCTACATCCGCATCGGCTACGCGGCCATCGTCGGCGTCATCGGCATCGTGCTGCAGACCATCCCAGTCCAGT cATACATGAGCAAACTCGCCGCCATACTCCGAATGAAGACTGCATACAAAACCGATGAGCGTGTCAGGATCATGGACGAAATCATTTGCGGCATGCag GTGATAAAAATGTACGCCTGGGAGAAGCCCTTCGAGCAGGTGGTGGCGCTGGCCCGTCGCAACGAGATCAAGTGCATCACGTCGGCTTCCTACCTGCGAGGAGTCTACCTCAGCTTCATGGTGTTCACGGAGCGCCTCACGCTCTACATCACGCTGCTCTCCTACTCGCTGCTCGGCTTCCAGGTCACCGCTGACATC GCGTTCCCGCTGGCATCCATGTTCAACACCCTTCAGGCGACGTGCGCTATCCTAATACCTCAAAGTCTCAATAATTGTTCTGAAGCGTATATTTCAGTAAAGAGAATTGAATCTCTTCTACTTCTTG atgAGAGGGAGGACCTGCGCAGCGTGGCTGGAGTGGATATTGCCAAGCTGGTGCTGAGCGTGGAGCGCGCGCGGACCAAGACCCTGGACCTGGACCTGCGCCCCAACACCTTCAAGACCATCGACGCTGAGGGCATCTTCAACCCTG GTTTCGATAGCCACGAGAAGACTCTGATGAGCCAGGCGCCCAACCTGCCCCCGATGAGCCCTGACGTGGGCGTGCTCATCCAGAACATCTCCGCCAAGTGGACCGACGACGGGCCCATCACCCTCAACAACATCAACATCGCCGTGCCCAAGGGCAAGCTCTGCGCCATCATCGGCTCAGTCGGCTCCGGCAAG AGCTCCGTGCTGCAATTGTTGTTAAACGAGTTACGAGCAACGAGCGGACGCATCAACTTGTGCGGGCCGCTGTCCTACGCCAGCCAGGAACCGTGGCTGTTCGTCGCCACTGTACGACAAAACATACTGTTTGGACTACCGTACAATTCTAAGAAGTACAAGGag gtGGTCCGAGTGTGCGCACTGCAGAAGGACTTCCAGCAGTTCCCCCACGGAGACCAGACGCTGGTGGGCGAGCGCGGCGCCTCCCTCTCGGGGGGGCAGCGCGCGCGCATCAACCTCGCCCGCGCCGTCTACAGACAG GCGGACATCTACCTTCTGGACGACCCGCTGTCGGCGGTGGACGCGCACGTGGGCCGGCAGCTGTTCGACGAGTGCCTCAGCGGCTACCTGCGCCACACCACGCGCATCCTCGTCACGCACCAGCTGCACTACCTCAAGGCCGCCGACTTCATCGTCGTCATGAACAAT GGCGCCGTTGACGTCAAAGGGACGTACGACGAACTTTTATTATCAGGAAAAGATTTCGCAAAGCTGCTGACCTCGTCGCAGGATGATAAAGATGTCGTCGACGAGAAACCGCTTCCGATGTCCCGAAGAACTTCTGCTAGG CTATCGACAACCCGTCGTCCTTCGCTCACGGAGTCAGCGGGCGGCGAGGTGGCCCAGGAGATGGAGGAAGAGGAGCGGGAGTCGGGGTCCATGGGCTGGCGGGTCTACGGCGCCTACCTCCGCGCCGGCGGCCGCACGCTCAGCCTCACCTTCATGGTGGTCTTGCTCGTGATTGGTCAGCTGTCGGCCACGCTGTGCGACTATTGGGTCACGTTCTG GACAAACGAAGTGACTCGCCTGAAGGAGGCGTCCGGGAACGGCACCACCAAGGAGCTGGACCGGCTGCTCACCCCGAGCAACTCCACCTTCTCGCTCACCAGCTACTTCTCCGGCATCGAGATAGAAGCCG ACCTGAACATCCACGCGTACATCGGTCCGCTGGACACGGCGCAGTACCTCTACGTGTATTCAGCCCTCATCGTGTGCTGCATCTTCTTCATCACGGCTCGAGCCTTCATGTTCTTCAAGGTGTGCATGAAGGCGTCCAGGAACCTGCACAACGACATGTTCGCGTCCATGCTGCGCGGCGTCATGAGGTTCTTTGACACCAACTCTTCGG GTCGTATCCTGAACCGCTTTTCCAAGGACATGGGTGCTCTGGATGAGCTGCTGCCTCGCTTCCTGCTGGAGTGCATCCAGATCTACCTGGTGATGTTCAGCATCCTGGCGCTGAACGCCGCCGCGCTCGTGTGGACTCTGCTGCCCACTACTATCATCTTGCTGCTCTTCTACACCATCCTGCAAATCTACCTCAAGTCTGCGCAGTCGATCAAGCGGCTAGAGGGGACCA CTCGCAGTCCCGTGTTCTCCCACATGTCGGCCACGCTGAACGGCATCAGCACCATCCGCTCCGCCGGCGCCCAGCAGAGGCTCGTCAAGGAGTTCGATCGATTCCAG GACATCCACACGTCGACGTGGAGCAGCTACCTGGCGAGCGGGGTCACGCTCGGCTTCTGGCTCGACTTCATCTGCGTGCTGTACCTGGCCATCGTCATCGTAGCCTTCCTCGTCATTGACAGCA AGACGATATTCTCCGGCAACGTGGGGCTGGCGATCTCGCAGACGCTGATCCTGACGGGCATGCTGCAGTTCGGCGTGCGCCAGACCGCCGAGGTCATCTCACAGATGACCAGCGTGGAGCGCATCCTGCAGTACACGAATATAGAGCGGGAGCCGCAGTGGGAGAAGGGAG ctcGGGAGACGCCAAAAGGATGGCCATCACGGGGCCGCATTGAGTTCCGCAACTGCTACATGAAATATACTCCAGAGGACCTTCCCGTACTCAAGAACCTCAATATCATCATTGAGAATGGTTGGAAG GTGGGCATCGTGGGCCGCACGGGCGCCGGCAAGTCGTCGCTGATCTCCTCGCTGTTCCGTCTCTCCATCGTGGAGGGAGAAATACTCATTGACGACGTCGACACCGGCTATCTCTCGCTTCAA GAGCTACGATCAAAAGTATCCATTATCCCGCAAGAGCCGGTTCTTTTCTCGGCGACGGTCCGGTACAACCTGGACCCCTTCAACGACTACGAAGACGAGCAGCTCTGGCAAGCTCTCGaggct GTGGACCTGAAAGCCGCGATCCCGGCGCTAGACTTCAAGGTTTCGGAGGGCGGCTCCAACTTCTCCCTCGGGCAGCGGCAGCTCGTGTGCCTGGCGCGCGCCATCCTGCGCGGCAACCGCATCCTCGTGCTGGACGAGGCCACCGCCAACGTCGACCCTAA AACGGATGAATTTATCCAAAGAACCATAAGGAGAAAGTTTGCTGACTGCACAGTGCTCACCGTGGCGCATCGACTGAACACCATCATGGACTCGGACCGCGTCATGGTGATGGACACGGGCCGGCTCGTCGAGTTCGACCACCCCTACAAACTGCTCACCAACCCTGAAGGACACTTCACCAAAATGGTCAAAGAAACTGGGGAGAAGATGTCCTCACAACTGTTTGAAGTGGCTAAGAACACGTTCCTTAATAATGGCGGAGTGATAGAATAA
- the LOC105386990 gene encoding ATP-binding cassette sub-family C member 4 isoform X1 encodes MVSGNKDPCDPVKVPPRHRDKKTNNYERANFLTRTWFVWMMPTFWRGYKRDLYDADLTKPKESHLSDKLGDRLEKKWLEEIALASRQGRKPSLLRAMTKAFWMSYAPSGFMFLIQALLLKPFQPVALSMLLSYWEPGSDMTYEQAVYCASAVIFMSLFIAFLNHHGTYSTQKFGMKVRIAACSLIYRKVMRMSSGALAQTTAGQVVNLLSNDVNRFDYAFIYTHFIWLLPLQVVLICYLIYIRIGYAAIVGVIGIVLQTIPVQSYMSKLAAILRMKTAYKTDERVRIMDEIICGMQVIKMYAWEKPFEQVVALARRNEIKCITSASYLRGVYLSFMVFTERLTLYITLLSYSLLGFQVTADIVFPLAQFYNTLQGTLSIIMSNAVSFLAEALISVQRLEEFMLLDEREDLRSVAGVDIAKLVLSVERARTKTLDLDLRPNTFKTIDAEGIFNPGFDSHEKTLMSQAPNLPPMSPDVGVLIQNISAKWTDDGPITLNNINIAVPKGKLCAIIGSVGSGKSSVLQLLLNELRATSGRINLCGPLSYASQEPWLFVATVRQNILFGLPYNSKKYKEVVRVCALQKDFQQFPHGDQTLVGERGASLSGGQRARINLARAVYRQADIYLLDDPLSAVDAHVGRQLFDECLSGYLRHTTRILVTHQLHYLKAADFIVVMNNGAVDVKGTYDELLLSGKDFAKLLTSSQDDKDVVDEKPLPMSRRTSARLSTTRRPSLTESAGGEVAQEMEEEERESGSMGWRVYGAYLRAGGRTLSLTFMVVLLVIGQLSATLCDYWVTFWTNEVTRLKEASGNGTTKELDRLLTPSNSTFSLTSYFSGIEIEADLNIHAYIGPLDTAQYLYVYSALIVCCIFFITARAFMFFKVCMKASRNLHNDMFASMLRGVMRFFDTNSSGRILNRFSKDMGALDELLPRFLLECIQIYLVMFSILALNAAALVWTLLPTTIILLLFYTILQIYLKSAQSIKRLEGTTRSPVFSHMSATLNGISTIRSAGAQQRLVKEFDRFQDIHTSTWSSYLASGVTLGFWLDFICVLYLAIVIVAFLVIDSKTIFSGNVGLAISQTLILTGMLQFGVRQTAEVISQMTSVERILQYTNIEREPQWEKGARETPKGWPSRGRIEFRNCYMKYTPEDLPVLKNLNIIIENGWKVGIVGRTGAGKSSLISSLFRLSIVEGEILIDDVDTGYLSLQELRSKVSIIPQEPVLFSATVRYNLDPFNDYEDEQLWQALEAVDLKAAIPALDFKVSEGGSNFSLGQRQLVCLARAILRGNRILVLDEATANVDPKTDEFIQRTIRRKFADCTVLTVAHRLNTIMDSDRVMVMDTGRLVEFDHPYKLLTNPEGHFTKMVKETGEKMSSQLFEVAKNTFLNNGGVIE; translated from the exons GCCCTTCCAGCCGGTGGCGCTGAGCATGCTGCTGAGCTACTGGGAGCCGGGCTCCGACATGACGTACGAGCAGGCCGTGTACTGCGCCAGCGCCGTCATCTTCATGTCACTGTTCATCGCCTTCCTCAACCACCACGGCACCTACTCAACGCAGAAGTTCGGCATGAAAGTGCGCATCGCTGCGTGCTCGCTCATCTACAGAAag GTGATGCGCATGAGTTCAGGCGCGCTGGCGCAGACCACGGCGGGGCAGGTGGTGAACCTGCTGTCTAACGACGTGAACCGGTTCGACTACGCCTTCATCTACACGCACTTCATCTGGCTGCTGCCGCTGCAGGTGGTGCTCATCTGCTACCTCATCTACATCCGCATCGGCTACGCGGCCATCGTCGGCGTCATCGGCATCGTGCTGCAGACCATCCCAGTCCAGT cATACATGAGCAAACTCGCCGCCATACTCCGAATGAAGACTGCATACAAAACCGATGAGCGTGTCAGGATCATGGACGAAATCATTTGCGGCATGCag GTGATAAAAATGTACGCCTGGGAGAAGCCCTTCGAGCAGGTGGTGGCGCTGGCCCGTCGCAACGAGATCAAGTGCATCACGTCGGCTTCCTACCTGCGAGGAGTCTACCTCAGCTTCATGGTGTTCACGGAGCGCCTCACGCTCTACATCACGCTGCTCTCCTACTCGCTGCTCGGCTTCCAGGTCACCGCTGACATC GTTTTCCCATTGGCACAATTCTACAACACGCTACAGGGCACCCTTTCGATTATTATGTCGAATGCGGTGTCGTTCTTAGCCGAGGCTCTGATCTCGGTGCAGAGGCTGGAGGAGTTCATGCTACTGG atgAGAGGGAGGACCTGCGCAGCGTGGCTGGAGTGGATATTGCCAAGCTGGTGCTGAGCGTGGAGCGCGCGCGGACCAAGACCCTGGACCTGGACCTGCGCCCCAACACCTTCAAGACCATCGACGCTGAGGGCATCTTCAACCCTG GTTTCGATAGCCACGAGAAGACTCTGATGAGCCAGGCGCCCAACCTGCCCCCGATGAGCCCTGACGTGGGCGTGCTCATCCAGAACATCTCCGCCAAGTGGACCGACGACGGGCCCATCACCCTCAACAACATCAACATCGCCGTGCCCAAGGGCAAGCTCTGCGCCATCATCGGCTCAGTCGGCTCCGGCAAG AGCTCCGTGCTGCAATTGTTGTTAAACGAGTTACGAGCAACGAGCGGACGCATCAACTTGTGCGGGCCGCTGTCCTACGCCAGCCAGGAACCGTGGCTGTTCGTCGCCACTGTACGACAAAACATACTGTTTGGACTACCGTACAATTCTAAGAAGTACAAGGag gtGGTCCGAGTGTGCGCACTGCAGAAGGACTTCCAGCAGTTCCCCCACGGAGACCAGACGCTGGTGGGCGAGCGCGGCGCCTCCCTCTCGGGGGGGCAGCGCGCGCGCATCAACCTCGCCCGCGCCGTCTACAGACAG GCGGACATCTACCTTCTGGACGACCCGCTGTCGGCGGTGGACGCGCACGTGGGCCGGCAGCTGTTCGACGAGTGCCTCAGCGGCTACCTGCGCCACACCACGCGCATCCTCGTCACGCACCAGCTGCACTACCTCAAGGCCGCCGACTTCATCGTCGTCATGAACAAT GGCGCCGTTGACGTCAAAGGGACGTACGACGAACTTTTATTATCAGGAAAAGATTTCGCAAAGCTGCTGACCTCGTCGCAGGATGATAAAGATGTCGTCGACGAGAAACCGCTTCCGATGTCCCGAAGAACTTCTGCTAGG CTATCGACAACCCGTCGTCCTTCGCTCACGGAGTCAGCGGGCGGCGAGGTGGCCCAGGAGATGGAGGAAGAGGAGCGGGAGTCGGGGTCCATGGGCTGGCGGGTCTACGGCGCCTACCTCCGCGCCGGCGGCCGCACGCTCAGCCTCACCTTCATGGTGGTCTTGCTCGTGATTGGTCAGCTGTCGGCCACGCTGTGCGACTATTGGGTCACGTTCTG GACAAACGAAGTGACTCGCCTGAAGGAGGCGTCCGGGAACGGCACCACCAAGGAGCTGGACCGGCTGCTCACCCCGAGCAACTCCACCTTCTCGCTCACCAGCTACTTCTCCGGCATCGAGATAGAAGCCG ACCTGAACATCCACGCGTACATCGGTCCGCTGGACACGGCGCAGTACCTCTACGTGTATTCAGCCCTCATCGTGTGCTGCATCTTCTTCATCACGGCTCGAGCCTTCATGTTCTTCAAGGTGTGCATGAAGGCGTCCAGGAACCTGCACAACGACATGTTCGCGTCCATGCTGCGCGGCGTCATGAGGTTCTTTGACACCAACTCTTCGG GTCGTATCCTGAACCGCTTTTCCAAGGACATGGGTGCTCTGGATGAGCTGCTGCCTCGCTTCCTGCTGGAGTGCATCCAGATCTACCTGGTGATGTTCAGCATCCTGGCGCTGAACGCCGCCGCGCTCGTGTGGACTCTGCTGCCCACTACTATCATCTTGCTGCTCTTCTACACCATCCTGCAAATCTACCTCAAGTCTGCGCAGTCGATCAAGCGGCTAGAGGGGACCA CTCGCAGTCCCGTGTTCTCCCACATGTCGGCCACGCTGAACGGCATCAGCACCATCCGCTCCGCCGGCGCCCAGCAGAGGCTCGTCAAGGAGTTCGATCGATTCCAG GACATCCACACGTCGACGTGGAGCAGCTACCTGGCGAGCGGGGTCACGCTCGGCTTCTGGCTCGACTTCATCTGCGTGCTGTACCTGGCCATCGTCATCGTAGCCTTCCTCGTCATTGACAGCA AGACGATATTCTCCGGCAACGTGGGGCTGGCGATCTCGCAGACGCTGATCCTGACGGGCATGCTGCAGTTCGGCGTGCGCCAGACCGCCGAGGTCATCTCACAGATGACCAGCGTGGAGCGCATCCTGCAGTACACGAATATAGAGCGGGAGCCGCAGTGGGAGAAGGGAG ctcGGGAGACGCCAAAAGGATGGCCATCACGGGGCCGCATTGAGTTCCGCAACTGCTACATGAAATATACTCCAGAGGACCTTCCCGTACTCAAGAACCTCAATATCATCATTGAGAATGGTTGGAAG GTGGGCATCGTGGGCCGCACGGGCGCCGGCAAGTCGTCGCTGATCTCCTCGCTGTTCCGTCTCTCCATCGTGGAGGGAGAAATACTCATTGACGACGTCGACACCGGCTATCTCTCGCTTCAA GAGCTACGATCAAAAGTATCCATTATCCCGCAAGAGCCGGTTCTTTTCTCGGCGACGGTCCGGTACAACCTGGACCCCTTCAACGACTACGAAGACGAGCAGCTCTGGCAAGCTCTCGaggct GTGGACCTGAAAGCCGCGATCCCGGCGCTAGACTTCAAGGTTTCGGAGGGCGGCTCCAACTTCTCCCTCGGGCAGCGGCAGCTCGTGTGCCTGGCGCGCGCCATCCTGCGCGGCAACCGCATCCTCGTGCTGGACGAGGCCACCGCCAACGTCGACCCTAA AACGGATGAATTTATCCAAAGAACCATAAGGAGAAAGTTTGCTGACTGCACAGTGCTCACCGTGGCGCATCGACTGAACACCATCATGGACTCGGACCGCGTCATGGTGATGGACACGGGCCGGCTCGTCGAGTTCGACCACCCCTACAAACTGCTCACCAACCCTGAAGGACACTTCACCAAAATGGTCAAAGAAACTGGGGAGAAGATGTCCTCACAACTGTTTGAAGTGGCTAAGAACACGTTCCTTAATAATGGCGGAGTGATAGAATAA
- the LOC105386994 gene encoding uncharacterized protein CG16817: MTANVVAIPPSVSWAQSSARVYLTFNVECEKPDINIENKCISFKGHCAPDHKLHAVEIPLYAEINAEKSSFVNKGRYIEVVLAKEKVQEAFWPALTSDMKKHHWLKVDFNRWQDEEDSGEELDDINDMFSSKLGDFGDEKGDTSSTEEDDLLDIE; this comes from the coding sequence ATGACAGCAAATGTTGTTGCGATCCCTCCGTCTGTGTCCTGGGCCCAGAGCAGCGCCCGTGTCTATCTCACCTTCAACGTAGAGTGTGAAAAGCCAGATATTAACATCGAGAACAAGTGCATTTCTTTCAAAGGACACTGCGCCCCGGATCACAAGCTACATGCCGTGGAAATACCGCTATACGCCGAGATAAACGCTGAAAAGAGCAGTTTCGTCAATAAAGGAAGATATATAGAGGTGGTTTTAGCGAAGGAAAAAGTACAAGAGGCATTCTGGCCTGCTCTGACTAGTGACATGAAGAAACATCACTGGTTGAAGGTGGACTTTAACCGGTGGCAGGACGAGGAGGACAGCGGGGAGGAGCTGGATGACATCAATGACATGTTCTCAAGTAAACTTGGTGATTTCGGTGATGAGAAAGGAGACACTAGTTCAACTGAAGAGGATGACCTTTTAGACAtagaataa